The following coding sequences lie in one Rhodohalobacter barkolensis genomic window:
- a CDS encoding GIY-YIG nuclease family protein codes for MKYYLYILQSKVKETYYVGMSNDPDRRLHFHNTDNRKAHTSRYRPWKIAYSHPLESKKEAIAAESKVKSWKSKKMIRLLIEDVINIEDYL; via the coding sequence ATGAAATACTACCTTTACATACTCCAATCAAAAGTCAAAGAAACCTACTATGTAGGAATGTCCAATGATCCGGACAGACGACTTCACTTTCATAATACAGACAATAGAAAAGCACACACCAGTCGATATCGTCCATGGAAGATCGCTTATTCACATCCTTTAGAATCAAAAAAAGAAGCTATAGCAGCAGAAAGCAAGGTAAAAAGCTGGAAAAGTAAGAAGATGATCCGGCTGCTTATTGAAGATGTAATTAACATTGAAGATTATCTATAA
- a CDS encoding histone H1 — translation MSRIEQVKNMVAELEDDMNKFYEKGNKAAGTRARKQLQELKKVSQEIRLEIQDMKNSGKV, via the coding sequence ATGAGCAGAATCGAACAAGTTAAAAACATGGTTGCTGAACTGGAAGACGACATGAATAAGTTTTACGAGAAGGGAAATAAAGCAGCCGGAACAAGAGCGCGTAAGCAATTGCAAGAGCTCAAAAAAGTTTCTCAAGAAATTCGTCTTGAAATCCAGGATATGAAAAATTCCGGTAAGGTTTAA